The Methylomarinum vadi genome has a window encoding:
- the ppk1 gene encoding polyphosphate kinase 1 → MSSTSANNELAESLPTTAQPHFEAADPQWYLNRELTWLEFNKRVLHEAEDERTPLLERVKFLAIVSSNLDEFFMKRIGGLKQQVGAGISELSVDGRSPQRQIDECYAVVRELEAKKQQLLVKVMALLEQQDIAIVPYSKLPVKQQQLMREHYIQNIFPLVTPQAIDPAHPFPFISNLSLNLLAGVYVNKPEELTQVRIKVPVSGGVSRFIQVGEELLYIDLADLIANNLDLLFPGMKIGYCEIFRVTRNAITEKDEEQADDLLQMIESELRERKFASVVRLEVASTMGKQQSGMLAAELGLNEEQDVFVVDQRLAMSDLFQIAGIPRADLLDPPHHPCDHPKLVGATNIFHAIREQGEILLQHPYESFVTSVERFVKEASRDPSVQAIKMTLYRTSAGTKIVQYLIDAALNGKQVAVVVELKARFDESANIKWAQRMEQAGIHVTYGVVGLKTHCKVVYVVRQDYNGLRRYAHIGTGNYHAGTARLYTDLGILICDPHIGEELTELFNFLTTGLVPKRNYQRLLTAPKVLKPSLLEKIDREISKHSNEQPGLIQFKMNALEDADITAALYRASQAGVKVDLIIRDTCRLRPGIPGISDNVKVISIVGRFLEHTRIFYFQNGGEEEYFIGSADCMKRNLESRVEVVTPVQKDELKADLREILDVQLGNQRSVWEMQSDGSYIQRRPKNDTQRIGAQEMLIDLAKKRCKAVGKKGKKIKRKKRMIRFSD, encoded by the coding sequence GAATTCAATAAGCGGGTATTGCACGAAGCCGAGGATGAGCGGACGCCTCTGTTGGAACGGGTCAAGTTTCTGGCGATCGTCAGTTCCAATCTGGACGAATTTTTCATGAAGCGTATAGGCGGCCTCAAACAGCAGGTTGGGGCGGGTATCAGCGAATTGAGCGTCGATGGCCGTAGTCCGCAACGACAAATTGACGAATGTTATGCCGTGGTCCGAGAGCTGGAGGCCAAAAAACAGCAGTTATTGGTTAAGGTGATGGCATTGTTGGAGCAACAAGACATTGCCATCGTACCTTATTCCAAATTGCCGGTAAAACAGCAGCAATTGATGCGGGAGCATTATATCCAAAACATTTTTCCGTTAGTAACGCCTCAAGCCATCGATCCGGCCCATCCTTTTCCCTTTATCTCCAATTTGTCCCTGAATCTGTTGGCCGGTGTCTATGTCAATAAACCGGAGGAACTGACCCAGGTACGGATCAAGGTGCCTGTAAGTGGCGGTGTTTCGCGCTTTATTCAGGTTGGCGAGGAACTTTTATATATCGATCTTGCCGACTTGATTGCGAATAACCTCGATTTATTGTTTCCCGGCATGAAAATCGGTTATTGCGAGATTTTTCGCGTCACTCGCAACGCCATTACGGAAAAGGACGAGGAGCAGGCCGATGATTTGTTGCAGATGATCGAATCCGAATTGCGCGAACGTAAATTCGCGTCGGTTGTGAGGCTGGAAGTCGCTTCGACGATGGGTAAGCAACAAAGCGGCATGCTGGCGGCCGAATTGGGTTTGAATGAAGAACAAGATGTCTTTGTTGTGGACCAGCGCCTGGCGATGTCGGATTTGTTTCAAATCGCCGGAATTCCCCGGGCCGATTTGCTCGATCCGCCGCATCACCCTTGTGACCACCCCAAGCTGGTCGGCGCAACCAATATTTTTCATGCAATCAGGGAACAAGGTGAGATCTTGCTGCAGCATCCCTACGAATCGTTTGTCACGTCGGTGGAACGGTTTGTCAAGGAAGCCAGTCGCGACCCGAGTGTTCAAGCCATAAAAATGACTTTATACCGTACTTCGGCGGGAACTAAGATCGTTCAATATTTGATCGATGCCGCATTGAACGGCAAGCAGGTGGCGGTGGTCGTCGAATTAAAGGCGCGTTTCGATGAATCGGCCAATATCAAATGGGCCCAGCGCATGGAGCAGGCGGGAATACATGTTACCTACGGTGTGGTCGGCTTGAAAACCCATTGTAAGGTGGTCTATGTCGTACGCCAGGATTATAACGGTCTCCGCCGTTATGCCCATATCGGTACCGGCAATTATCACGCCGGCACTGCGCGCTTGTATACGGACCTCGGTATTCTAATCTGCGATCCCCATATCGGTGAGGAATTGACCGAGTTATTCAACTTCTTGACGACCGGCTTGGTGCCCAAGCGTAATTATCAAAGGCTGCTGACTGCGCCGAAAGTATTGAAGCCCAGTTTGTTGGAAAAAATCGACCGTGAAATCAGCAAGCACAGTAATGAACAGCCCGGTTTGATCCAGTTCAAAATGAATGCGCTGGAAGACGCCGATATTACCGCCGCCCTATACCGGGCCTCTCAAGCGGGCGTCAAGGTCGATTTGATCATTCGTGATACTTGTCGCTTGCGGCCGGGAATTCCGGGAATATCCGATAATGTCAAGGTGATCAGTATCGTCGGACGTTTCCTCGAACATACCCGGATTTTTTATTTTCAAAACGGTGGCGAGGAAGAATATTTCATCGGCTCGGCCGATTGCATGAAACGCAATCTGGAAAGTCGGGTCGAAGTTGTCACCCCTGTGCAAAAAGACGAACTGAAAGCCGATTTACGTGAAATACTGGATGTTCAACTGGGCAATCAACGCAGTGTTTGGGAGATGCAGTCGGACGGGAGCTACATTCAACGTCGGCCCAAGAACGACACTCAGCGAATCGGTGCCCAGGAAATGTTGATTGACTTGGCCAAAAAACGTTGTAAAGCCGTTGGCAAGAAAGGCAAAAAGATCAAGCGCAAGAAGAGAATGATCAGATTCTCGGATTGA
- a CDS encoding peptidylprolyl isomerase — translation MNKKIIPLLLASTTLLPGCFEQKTQDSTQSAAPTVSKEDAVAVVNGTYISKQSLENLEQEIQQRSHGQTFPKEQLLEELIQRELLVQDALKKQLDKTPDFIERMQTVRNSLLSQADLKNFMESHPITDEEIKAEYDSKMANAGTEYKARHILVKSEDEAKKLIEELKKGADFAELAKSKSTGPSGPQGGDLGWFTADRMVPPFSEAVIALENGKFSEEPVETQFGWHVILREDSRAQTPPPLEAVKDQIRQMLQRQQIQSMMENLRKQAKVEVLLTQAEEKKAQPDQETAGETEETATEQQENEAAPAEQSEQPAETQEQETTDPKTAE, via the coding sequence ATGAATAAAAAAATAATTCCCCTGCTTCTGGCCAGCACTACCCTCTTGCCCGGCTGTTTCGAACAAAAAACACAAGACTCTACGCAATCGGCCGCACCGACTGTCAGTAAAGAGGACGCGGTAGCCGTTGTTAATGGCACCTACATCAGTAAGCAAAGCCTGGAAAATCTGGAACAAGAAATACAACAACGCAGCCATGGCCAGACTTTCCCCAAGGAACAACTGCTGGAAGAATTGATCCAACGCGAATTATTGGTTCAGGATGCGCTGAAAAAACAATTGGACAAAACCCCGGATTTCATCGAACGCATGCAAACGGTTCGCAATTCATTGTTGTCCCAAGCCGATTTGAAAAATTTTATGGAATCCCATCCTATAACGGACGAAGAAATCAAGGCCGAATACGACAGTAAAATGGCTAATGCCGGCACCGAATACAAAGCCCGCCATATCCTGGTCAAAAGCGAAGATGAAGCCAAGAAATTGATCGAAGAACTGAAAAAAGGCGCCGACTTTGCTGAATTGGCAAAATCAAAATCGACCGGCCCATCGGGACCACAGGGCGGGGATTTGGGATGGTTCACCGCGGACCGCATGGTACCCCCTTTCTCTGAAGCCGTTATCGCCTTGGAAAATGGCAAGTTCAGCGAAGAACCGGTCGAAACTCAATTCGGCTGGCATGTTATTTTGAGAGAAGACTCCAGAGCGCAAACCCCGCCTCCGCTTGAAGCCGTCAAAGACCAAATTCGTCAGATGCTGCAGCGACAACAAATACAAAGCATGATGGAAAACCTGCGCAAACAGGCCAAAGTGGAAGTGCTGCTGACACAGGCCGAAGAAAAGAAAGCTCAGCCTGACCAAGAAACCGCTGGCGAAACCGAAGAAACGGCAACCGAACAACAAGAAAACGAAGCAGCGCCAGCCGAACAATCCGAGCAGCCAGCAGAAACACAAGAACAAGAAACGACTGACCCAAAAACAGCGGAATAA
- a CDS encoding DUF1244 domain-containing protein — translation MNENDKTKYEAAVFRQLIKHLQQHSEVQNIDLMILADFCRNCLAKWYVAAAAEQGETIDYEQAREIVYGMPYSEWKEKFQAEATPEQLAAYQRKLEQKEAS, via the coding sequence ATGAACGAAAACGACAAAACCAAATACGAGGCCGCTGTTTTCAGGCAATTAATCAAACATTTGCAACAGCACTCCGAGGTGCAGAACATCGATTTGATGATATTGGCGGATTTTTGCCGCAATTGCCTGGCCAAGTGGTATGTAGCCGCCGCAGCGGAGCAGGGTGAAACGATCGATTACGAGCAAGCGAGGGAGATTGTCTACGGCATGCCTTATAGTGAATGGAAAGAAAAATTTCAGGCCGAAGCCACACCCGAGCAACTGGCCGCCTATCAGCGTAAACTGGAGCAAAAAGAGGCTTCTTAA
- a CDS encoding BolA family protein: MTSETIRQKLHDAFNPDLLEIIDDSAEHAGHIGAQNGGGHYYVTIVADSFSGKSLVQRHQLIYQALGDMMKNEIHALGINALTPSEHKI, from the coding sequence ATGACATCAGAAACCATCAGACAAAAACTGCATGACGCATTCAATCCCGATTTGCTCGAAATAATCGATGACAGCGCAGAACACGCCGGCCATATCGGCGCTCAAAACGGCGGCGGCCATTATTACGTCACCATCGTAGCCGATAGTTTCAGCGGAAAGTCGCTAGTCCAGCGCCATCAGCTAATTTATCAGGCTCTAGGTGACATGATGAAAAATGAAATTCATGCACTGGGCATTAACGCTTTAACCCCTTCCGAACATAAAATCTAA
- a CDS encoding YciI family protein codes for MLYAIISEDTEDSLQKRLSARPAHLQRLQQLQDEGRLVLAGPHPAIDSDNPGDTGFSGSLVVAEFASLGEAQSWADTDPYQEAGVYSRVTVKPFKQVFPQ; via the coding sequence GTGTTATACGCCATTATCAGCGAAGATACCGAAGATAGCCTTCAAAAGCGCTTATCGGCTCGTCCGGCACACTTGCAACGTTTGCAACAATTACAGGACGAGGGGCGTCTGGTTCTCGCCGGGCCGCACCCGGCCATCGACAGCGACAATCCGGGAGACACCGGATTTAGCGGTAGTCTGGTCGTTGCCGAATTCGCCAGCCTTGGGGAAGCCCAGAGCTGGGCGGATACGGACCCTTACCAAGAAGCAGGCGTCTATTCCCGTGTTACCGTTAAACCATTCAAACAGGTCTTTCCTCAATGA
- a CDS encoding septation protein A has protein sequence MKQLLEFIPIILFFVFYKLYDIYVATGVVIVATIVQVAITWIKYRKVEKMQWITLALIIVMGGATIYLQNENFIKWKLTIIEWLFGFAFLGSQFVGQKTFVERMMGTNLELPATIWKRLNLIWSFFFIGVGCLNLYVMYTFNTDDWVTFKTFIVPGLMVVFIILQMIYLYKYLPETEEK, from the coding sequence ATGAAACAATTACTCGAATTCATTCCTATTATTCTGTTCTTTGTTTTTTATAAACTGTACGATATTTATGTCGCTACGGGCGTCGTCATTGTCGCGACGATTGTTCAAGTCGCCATTACTTGGATCAAGTATCGCAAAGTCGAAAAGATGCAATGGATTACCTTGGCTTTGATCATCGTGATGGGCGGCGCGACAATCTACCTCCAGAATGAAAACTTTATCAAATGGAAACTCACCATTATCGAGTGGTTATTCGGCTTTGCCTTTCTCGGCAGCCAGTTTGTCGGCCAAAAAACCTTCGTCGAACGCATGATGGGAACCAATCTGGAATTACCTGCTACGATCTGGAAACGGCTCAACCTGATCTGGTCGTTTTTTTTCATCGGCGTCGGTTGCCTGAATCTATATGTGATGTATACGTTCAACACAGACGACTGGGTCACTTTCAAAACCTTTATCGTCCCCGGCCTGATGGTCGTTTTTATTATCCTGCAGATGATTTATTTATATAAGTACCTACCCGAAACAGAGGAAAAATAG